The following coding sequences are from one Geodermatophilus normandii window:
- a CDS encoding AAA family ATPase, with amino-acid sequence MRLIELRMRNFRQFEGQHVLALAPDGSRNVTVVYGANGAGKTTLLNAFTWCLYGELSRDFMYPDRLLSDSLWNGMPVGQTESAVVGLDFEHEGDHFTLTRTARVAKISSDAVQKPVVQAHLVRRSIDGAIDVNNPNDFVDTVLPKRLHHFFFLNGERFEHLLSADAFVDIETAIKTILGIEIIERGVAHLKDVEKRLSAAYRKLGNAQEAQILNRLEDAQGRLERVQEQQRTNEMKARHAGEEISRLDERLRELEGSRRLQQDRDRLTAQYTADEERRKSALARRLDLIGQRGFLPFVAEAGEHVCAKYQEMREKREIPRPVKTQFIDDILEHGECVCGTDVSADGPARRKLESWRSKAGKPELEEAWTALGAKVAEWPLFHLPELRKQLDDMDAEVARRTASMSSVRQELSELSRKLGEADEEDIRGLEARRAHAGRDRDELLKQAGELKRDLKAAESDLQKAQVDLRMAEAANKEAAIAQRRVLATEDVRRALETMRGLRTRDVREELDSRIKSVFSQVVKKRQVPQLSESFELLLQEEVNGQWVPKAMSTGEAQVLTLSFVGGLADQARATYATRKAAQANPLVSASGGIFPFVADAIFGTLDESFRREVTRLLPNLAPQVVLFLSKAQSAGEVRAQLEERVGAVGLITSVMSRSDVQGESITLDGREYPYVSVDRGAVADTSSLTMVKAPESVHV; translated from the coding sequence GTGAGGCTCATTGAACTGCGGATGCGCAACTTTCGTCAATTCGAGGGCCAGCACGTCCTGGCGTTAGCGCCGGATGGGTCCCGGAATGTAACCGTAGTGTACGGAGCCAATGGTGCTGGCAAGACCACATTGCTCAACGCCTTCACCTGGTGTCTCTATGGTGAACTCAGTCGCGACTTCATGTACCCGGACCGCCTGCTGAGTGACTCCTTGTGGAACGGAATGCCTGTCGGGCAGACCGAATCGGCTGTGGTGGGCCTCGACTTCGAGCATGAAGGTGACCACTTCACCCTCACTCGAACAGCTCGAGTCGCGAAGATCAGCAGCGATGCGGTGCAGAAGCCGGTGGTGCAGGCTCATCTCGTTCGACGTTCCATCGACGGGGCGATCGACGTGAACAACCCGAACGACTTCGTGGATACGGTGCTACCCAAGCGGTTGCACCATTTCTTCTTCCTCAACGGCGAGCGCTTCGAGCACCTACTCAGTGCGGACGCGTTTGTGGACATCGAGACCGCCATCAAGACGATCCTCGGTATCGAGATCATCGAGCGAGGGGTGGCTCATCTCAAGGATGTTGAAAAGCGTCTGAGCGCTGCCTACCGAAAGTTGGGCAACGCGCAAGAGGCGCAGATCCTGAACCGCCTGGAGGACGCGCAGGGGCGCTTGGAGCGGGTGCAGGAGCAGCAGCGGACGAACGAGATGAAGGCTCGGCATGCGGGCGAGGAGATCTCACGTCTTGACGAGCGATTGCGTGAACTCGAGGGGTCGCGGCGCCTTCAACAGGATCGGGACAGGCTGACTGCTCAGTACACCGCAGATGAGGAGAGGCGTAAATCTGCTCTGGCGCGCAGGCTGGATCTGATCGGACAGCGTGGCTTCCTCCCCTTCGTGGCGGAGGCAGGGGAGCACGTGTGCGCCAAGTACCAGGAGATGCGCGAGAAGCGCGAGATTCCACGGCCTGTGAAGACGCAGTTCATCGACGACATCCTCGAACACGGCGAATGCGTGTGTGGAACAGACGTCAGCGCGGACGGTCCGGCACGAAGGAAGCTGGAGTCGTGGCGGTCGAAGGCCGGCAAGCCCGAACTGGAGGAGGCCTGGACTGCGCTTGGGGCAAAGGTTGCCGAGTGGCCGCTATTCCACCTACCGGAGCTCCGTAAACAGCTGGACGACATGGATGCCGAGGTTGCCCGACGAACGGCATCGATGAGCTCCGTGCGTCAGGAGCTCAGTGAGTTGTCCCGCAAGCTCGGTGAGGCGGACGAGGAGGACATCCGAGGCCTTGAGGCCCGTCGGGCACACGCTGGTCGGGACCGCGATGAGCTGTTGAAGCAAGCAGGGGAGCTCAAGCGCGATCTCAAGGCAGCTGAGTCGGACCTCCAAAAGGCGCAGGTGGATCTACGAATGGCGGAGGCCGCCAACAAGGAAGCGGCCATAGCTCAACGTCGGGTGCTGGCGACGGAAGACGTCAGGCGCGCCCTCGAGACGATGCGCGGGCTGAGGACCCGTGACGTGCGTGAGGAGCTGGATTCACGCATCAAGAGCGTGTTCTCCCAGGTGGTCAAGAAGCGTCAGGTCCCGCAACTCTCCGAGTCGTTCGAGCTCCTCCTCCAGGAGGAAGTCAACGGACAATGGGTGCCGAAGGCGATGAGCACAGGTGAGGCTCAGGTGCTCACCTTGTCGTTTGTGGGCGGATTGGCTGACCAGGCTCGCGCCACGTACGCGACCCGCAAAGCGGCACAGGCCAATCCACTCGTCAGCGCGTCTGGCGGCATCTTCCCCTTCGTCGCCGATGCCATCTTCGGAACACTCGATGAGAGCTTTCGCCGGGAGGTGACTCGTCTCCTCCCGAACCTGGCACCACAGGTGGTGCTGTTCCTATCCAAGGCCCAGTCGGCAGGCGAAGTCCGGGCACAGCTGGAGGAGAGGGTTGGCGCAGTCGGGTTGATCACGTCTGTCATGTCCCGCTCTGACGTCCAAGGCGAATCGATCACCTTGGATGGACGGGAGTACCCGTACGTGTCGGTGGACCGAGGTGCTGTCGCTGACACCTCCTCGCTCACCATGGTCAAGGCTCCGGAGAGCGTCCATGTCTGA
- a CDS encoding DNA phosphorothioation-associated protein 4: MSDIGGTSVRRAADKAELLDTLLRSKDGGAFGTYRDALVFAAAVGWRHRRKQPVEGNAGPIDWGTMINRFGTEQLVDVLAFEDSGDVDILAPSRLPERVRTFESYANGGLEVISELMGVKALSGAEAVYELLREALDDHHVDATDGPDLRDLGRALGL, from the coding sequence ATGTCTGACATCGGTGGGACCTCGGTGCGACGAGCCGCCGACAAGGCGGAACTACTCGACACGCTGCTCAGAAGCAAGGACGGAGGAGCTTTCGGCACGTACCGCGACGCACTCGTCTTCGCCGCAGCTGTGGGCTGGCGACACCGTCGCAAGCAGCCGGTCGAAGGCAACGCCGGCCCCATCGATTGGGGCACCATGATCAACAGATTCGGAACCGAGCAATTAGTTGACGTACTGGCCTTCGAGGACTCCGGCGATGTGGACATCCTCGCCCCCAGCCGATTGCCGGAACGCGTGAGGACATTCGAGTCCTACGCGAACGGGGGACTCGAGGTCATCAGCGAGCTGATGGGTGTGAAGGCTCTTTCGGGTGCCGAAGCTGTGTACGAGCTGTTGCGGGAGGCGCTGGACGACCACCATGTGGATGCGACCGATGGGCCAGACCTGAGGGACCTAGGCAGGGCGCTCGGTTTGTAG